A window of Haliscomenobacter hydrossis DSM 1100 contains these coding sequences:
- a CDS encoding succinylglutamate desuccinylase/aspartoacylase family protein, with protein MNTGYSRTKATQSKPIKIYNTLIEAGQNVVIKIPVGRIPSGNIISIRAHVYRGPRVGPCMVALGGVHGDEVNGVEIVRRSVEQGIFTHLHAGTVIAIPLLNVYGFINFSRDVPDGKDVNRRFPGNATGSLASRVARIFTREILPVIDFGIDFHTGGRGHYNYPQVRFTPDHLPSAELAKAFGAPFTIEGKPVKSSLRRTAVDLNKAIIVYEGGENLRFDEFSIQQGILGMKRVMQYKGMFTEAAPAEASKYFEHTSWLRSPRSGMFHWVKCSGEQVKKDEILAFITDPFGEERTQVKAKHSGFIIGHNNTPVVSQGDALFHIASNQKPRPKKRKL; from the coding sequence ATGAACACAGGTTATTCCCGTACTAAAGCCACCCAAAGTAAACCCATCAAGATTTACAATACGCTGATTGAGGCAGGGCAAAATGTGGTCATCAAAATTCCCGTGGGACGAATTCCCTCTGGTAACATTATTTCTATCCGAGCCCATGTGTATCGGGGGCCTCGGGTAGGGCCATGTATGGTTGCGCTAGGCGGCGTACACGGTGACGAGGTCAACGGGGTCGAAATAGTACGGCGCTCCGTCGAGCAAGGCATATTCACGCATTTGCACGCGGGTACAGTGATTGCCATTCCACTACTAAACGTCTACGGTTTTATTAATTTCTCCCGGGATGTGCCGGATGGCAAAGATGTAAACCGCCGCTTCCCCGGCAATGCCACCGGCTCTCTGGCTTCGCGAGTAGCACGGATTTTTACCCGTGAAATTTTGCCTGTCATTGACTTTGGCATTGACTTCCATACCGGAGGACGCGGACATTACAATTACCCACAAGTACGTTTCACGCCCGATCATTTGCCCAGTGCAGAATTGGCCAAGGCTTTTGGCGCCCCCTTCACCATTGAGGGTAAACCCGTCAAATCTTCCCTGCGGCGCACGGCAGTGGACCTCAACAAAGCCATTATTGTGTACGAAGGCGGAGAAAATTTACGCTTCGATGAGTTCTCAATCCAACAAGGCATCCTGGGCATGAAGCGGGTGATGCAGTACAAAGGAATGTTCACCGAAGCGGCTCCCGCTGAAGCCAGTAAATATTTTGAGCATACTTCCTGGTTGCGCTCACCGCGTTCCGGGATGTTTCATTGGGTGAAATGCTCGGGAGAACAAGTGAAAAAAGACGAAATTCTGGCTTTCATCACCGATCCTTTTGGAGAGGAACGCACCCAGGTAAAAGCCAAACACAGCGGTTTTATCATTGGACACAACAACACCCCCGTGGTGAGCCAGGGCGATGCCCTTTTTCACATTGCGTCGAACCAAAAACCTAGACCAAAGAAGAGAAAATTGTAG
- a CDS encoding RimK family alpha-L-glutamate ligase: MKIGILSTSQEVYSTQSLQRCGLARGHQIELIDYKQCSLIMEQGRAEMYYKDFPLSHLDAVIPRISTNFTLMGAAVLTQLRLMKVFSTVKPEALLLVRDKLRCLQRLQEIELDVPQTAYVGEGQPIGPLISMVGGLPVVIKLLESTHGLGVILSESYRNAESTIEAFHRLNERVIMQEFIREARGADIRAFVVNGKVIASMKRQARDGEFRSNLHRGASAEQERLTPQEDHVARTAAKAVGLDVAGVDILRSERGPLIMEVNASPGLEGIENTTQIDVAGKIFDFVEKKVLALKNGSLKKKLVV; this comes from the coding sequence ATGAAAATAGGCATCCTTTCTACTTCGCAGGAAGTATATTCTACGCAGTCGCTACAGCGCTGCGGACTTGCTCGAGGGCATCAGATCGAACTCATTGACTACAAGCAATGTAGTTTGATCATGGAACAAGGCCGGGCAGAAATGTATTACAAAGACTTCCCGCTCAGCCACCTGGATGCAGTCATCCCGCGCATCTCCACCAATTTCACTTTGATGGGGGCTGCGGTGCTGACCCAACTGCGTTTGATGAAGGTTTTTTCTACCGTAAAACCGGAAGCACTGTTGCTGGTGCGCGACAAATTGCGCTGTTTGCAACGACTGCAAGAGATAGAACTTGATGTACCTCAAACGGCCTATGTGGGCGAAGGTCAACCCATCGGCCCCTTGATTTCCATGGTGGGCGGTTTGCCCGTGGTCATCAAATTGTTGGAAAGTACGCATGGATTGGGCGTAATTTTGTCGGAATCCTACCGCAATGCCGAATCAACCATCGAAGCTTTTCACCGGTTAAATGAAAGGGTGATCATGCAGGAATTCATCCGCGAAGCCCGTGGAGCCGATATTCGGGCCTTTGTCGTAAATGGCAAGGTGATCGCATCCATGAAACGCCAGGCGCGCGATGGAGAATTTCGCTCGAACCTGCACCGGGGTGCCAGCGCAGAACAAGAACGACTGACTCCGCAAGAAGATCATGTAGCCCGTACAGCAGCCAAAGCCGTGGGTTTGGATGTAGCGGGTGTAGATATTTTGCGCTCAGAAAGAGGGCCTTTGATTATGGAAGTCAACGCTTCGCCTGGCTTGGAAGGCATCGAAAATACGACCCAGATTGATGTTGCTGGTAAAATTTTTGACTTCGTTGAAAAGAAAGTTTTGGCGTTAAAAAACGGCAGCTTGAAAAAAAAGCTGGTCGTTTGA
- a CDS encoding DUF4105 domain-containing protein: MYFRILASIFFFLGLCSKPTFAQSQFNFSDSTRVSLLTCSQGNALYSTFGHSAVRVYDPLSGMDAVFNWGIFDFDTPNFYWKFMRGKLLYKMGGERFVDFYAEYQYLRRGVVETPMNLPLEAKRKLIKTIETNYLPENRKYKYDFFFDNCATRIRDVVERALPVQYADTTRTIKPLRRLLDEYLGNLPWSDFGIDLVLGLPADQLGTFRYEMFLPDYLGKNLPHAQYQGKPITGPEERLLPADPLPPSKAPKPIVLMLVIMLAWVGVGFFKNKTFVRILDRLFFILIGLAGCLMLFLWFATDHLATKDNLNVLWANPLYFFALGSLRGKRQYWLWIIGGLCVFTILFFPFSPQLLHPAIIPILLGVAGRCAFLLKGFGGS, from the coding sequence ATGTATTTCCGAATTCTTGCATCGATATTCTTTTTTTTGGGACTGTGCTCAAAACCAACGTTTGCGCAAAGTCAATTCAATTTTTCTGATAGCACGCGGGTAAGTTTGCTCACCTGTTCGCAAGGCAATGCCTTGTACAGCACCTTTGGACACAGTGCAGTGCGGGTGTACGACCCCCTTAGTGGCATGGATGCCGTATTCAATTGGGGCATTTTTGATTTTGACACCCCGAATTTTTACTGGAAATTCATGCGGGGAAAGTTGCTTTATAAAATGGGCGGAGAACGGTTTGTGGATTTTTACGCCGAATACCAGTACCTGCGCCGTGGCGTCGTGGAAACCCCGATGAATTTGCCCCTGGAAGCCAAACGCAAGCTGATCAAAACCATCGAAACCAACTATCTGCCTGAAAACCGCAAATACAAATACGACTTCTTTTTCGACAATTGTGCCACCCGCATTCGCGACGTAGTTGAACGTGCCCTGCCCGTTCAATACGCAGATACCACCCGGACTATCAAGCCTTTGCGCCGTTTATTGGATGAATATCTGGGCAATTTACCCTGGTCTGATTTTGGCATCGATCTGGTTTTGGGCTTGCCCGCCGATCAGCTGGGTACTTTCCGCTACGAGATGTTTTTGCCGGATTATTTGGGTAAAAACCTTCCCCATGCGCAGTACCAGGGCAAACCCATCACCGGGCCAGAAGAACGATTGCTGCCTGCCGATCCACTGCCGCCTTCCAAAGCGCCCAAACCCATTGTGCTCATGTTGGTCATCATGCTGGCCTGGGTAGGGGTTGGTTTTTTTAAAAATAAAACCTTCGTGCGCATCCTGGATCGTCTGTTTTTTATTCTAATTGGCCTGGCGGGCTGTCTGATGCTCTTCCTTTGGTTTGCAACCGATCACCTGGCTACGAAAGATAACCTCAACGTACTTTGGGCCAATCCCCTGTATTTTTTCGCCCTGGGTTCGCTCCGAGGTAAACGCCAATATTGGCTCTGGATCATCGGCGGCTTGTGTGTGTTCACCATCCTCTTTTTTCCATTTTCGCCCCAACTGTTGCATCCGGCGATCATTCCGATTTTGCTGGGGGTGGCGGGGCGCTGCGCTTTTCTTCTTAAAGGGTTCGGGGGTTCGTAG
- a CDS encoding HAD family hydrolase — MTLPSHFDTIIFDLGGVLVDWNPRYMYRQIFSDEAEMERFLEEVTTGHWNEQQDAGRTLAEATELLVAEHPHYEPEIRAFYGRWTEMLNGAIEDTVAILDEIRNKGKHRVYALTNWSNETFPYALDNFHFLHWFEGILVSGDEKLIKPDPAIYELLLSRYNIERSTALFIDDNLNNVHGALAVGLPAVQFESPEQLRAFLVEKGVL, encoded by the coding sequence ATGACTTTACCTTCCCACTTCGACACCATCATCTTCGACCTCGGCGGCGTACTCGTCGACTGGAACCCGCGCTACATGTACCGTCAAATCTTCAGCGATGAGGCCGAGATGGAACGTTTCCTGGAGGAAGTAACCACTGGCCACTGGAACGAGCAGCAAGACGCCGGGCGTACTCTGGCTGAAGCTACCGAGCTACTGGTGGCGGAGCACCCGCATTACGAACCCGAAATCCGCGCTTTTTATGGCCGCTGGACCGAAATGTTGAACGGTGCTATCGAAGACACTGTAGCCATCCTGGATGAAATCCGCAACAAGGGCAAACACCGGGTATACGCCCTCACCAATTGGTCGAACGAAACCTTTCCTTATGCCTTGGATAACTTCCACTTCTTGCATTGGTTTGAAGGCATTCTGGTTTCGGGTGACGAAAAATTGATCAAGCCCGATCCGGCCATTTATGAGTTGCTCCTGAGTCGCTACAACATCGAGCGCAGTACCGCACTGTTCATCGATGACAACCTCAATAATGTACACGGCGCCTTGGCGGTAGGATTGCCTGCGGTGCAGTTTGAATCGCCAGAGCAGTTGCGGGCGTTTTTGGTGGAGAAGGGGGTGCTGTAG